The Microtus ochrogaster isolate Prairie Vole_2 unplaced genomic scaffold, MicOch1.0 UNK99, whole genome shotgun sequence genome includes the window attattatcttatttatttttgagacagtctcatggtATAGCCTTGACTAGCCTAGAAGtcctacgtagaccaggctagccttaaactaacagcatttctcctgcctctgcctcctgagtgagtttCGTCATTCCTTCTTGAGACTCTTCCATCTAAAATGACTTTCTTCCTGACTGAATACATTTCTTAGAATCTAAAACCCAGACATATTGTCCCCTGCCCCCCAGAAATACTAAAGTTCACAGTGGTTGAAAATTACCTTAAGAACTCAAACCAGCAATCCTGGTTCTATTTGTTTTCTCTGGAATATTGCATTCCTTAGGTTTGgtctaacttttaaaaacttcccATTGACAGGGACCAAGTGGTGGTATGGGCTTTAATCACAGCGTTTGGAATTGAacgctgggcagaggcaggtggacaagTAAATCTGCACAGAGAGTCTCAGGATAGTCAGGGCCATAtaaagagagcctgtctcaaacaccacacacacacacacacacacacacacacacacacacacgcatgcacatacacatgcatacatgcacacatgcatacaccagaagcaaaaacaagcaccaacaaaaaaaaaaagaaaaccccccaaaaatccaacccctccaaacaaaacaaaacaacaataaaaataatctgttttagggttactattgctgtgaaatACCATGAGCTTTGGGGAGAAAAGGTATTATTTGacttatgtgtttgtttgtttgtttgtttgtttgtttttgttttttgagacagggtttctctgcagctttggagcctgtcctggaactcgctttgtagaccaggctggcctcaaactcacaaagacacGCCTCTgtctcccgcgtgctgggattaaaggcgtgcgccaccactgtccagctattGGCTTATGTTTCAGTATCACTATtcaacactgaaggaagtcaggacagggactcaaacagagcaggatcctAGAGACAataactgatgcagaggccatggagggatgctgcttactggcttcttcccatggcttgctttgcgtgctttcttatagaaatcTGGACTACCAGccaagggatggcaccacccccaATGGGCTGTCCCTGCCCCATCaatctctaatttaaaaaaatgccttaaagctggaatttacagagacattttctcagttggggtttCCGCCTTTCAGATAACCGtagcttgtgtcatgttgacataaaactagccagtacaaaaATCCCAAACCCAAACCCCTTTCtactaatatattttataattaatatatatgtatatatatttccacacacatatatatttccatacacacacaaacacacatatatttccaGACATGGTAGTTCacagttgtaatcccagtgcttgggaggttgAAGGATCATTAGTTGCAGGTTGGCCTAGGCTATggaaggagatcttgtctcaattttatttttcttttctctagaatttttagttgtttattaGCAGGAAAATTGGCCAATGTAAGTCATTGTTACTTTTATCAGAAATCCAAAGTCTTGATTTACATTCTGTTCTCTTAGGACTCTGGGGTCTGGTTAACAATGCAGCCGTTTTCCCACCAATTTCCTACATCGAGTGGCTGAAACCCGAGGACTACATGTCTGTCTTTCAAGTGAACCTCGTTGGTTTGGCCCAGGTGACTCTGAGCATGCTTTTCCTGGTGAAGAAGGCTCAGGGCAGGATTGTCAATGTCTCCAGTGTTTTGGGAAGAGTTGCTTTTTTTGGAGGGTTCTACAGTTGCTCCAAGTATGGCGTTGAAGCATTTTCAGATATACTAAGGTAACCAGCTAACCAACTCTATTAATGATAAAATCAAAAGTCCCCAGAACGTGGCTGCTGCGCGCATTGTACTTTGTGCTCTCAcagactcagaggcaacaggaagttgactgactgccACACTGAGTGAAGCCTGAGAtaaagacctcaaagtctgccccacagtgacacacttccaacagaaggtgtggcccagattagaggtgtGCCCTCCAGCCTCGAGATGGGGGTTAAAGGCTGTGTGGttcatcctcttgcctccagtaaggccacactttctaatagtgccactctctatgagattatgggattaTAGATTATGGGgtccagttacattcaaactatcacacacacacatacacacaccacagagagagagagagagagagacagacagacagacagacagacagacagagaggaactGAAATAGATGAATTCATTTTCATCTAAGTACTTTCATTTCAGGCGTGAGGTTCAAGATTTTGGGGTGAAGGTCAGTATAATTGAACCTGGGAGCTTCAAAACTAGAATGACAGACCCAGAGTTAACCATGGAGAGAAGCAAGAAAGCCTGGGAAGCAGCCCCTGAGCACGTCAGGGAATCCTATGGACAGCAGTTTTTTGACCActgtaagtttgtgtgtgtgtgtgtgtgtaggtctgcatgtgtgtgggtgtgtttgcctgtgtttgcacatgtggagagcagaggaggagaacTTTGGGTGTCATCACTCAcccccaccttagtttttgagacaaggtctctgagTGACTTT containing:
- the LOC101985698 gene encoding 17-beta-hydroxysteroid dehydrogenase type 6, which encodes MWFYLVTLVGLYYLLRWYRERQVVSNLQDKHVFITGCDSGFGRLWGLVNNAAVFPPISYIEWLKPEDYMSVFQVNLVGLAQVTLSMLFLVKKAQGRIVNVSSVLGRVAFFGGFYSCSKYGVEAFSDILRREVQDFGVKVSIIEPGSFKTRMTDPELTMERSKKAWEAAPEHVRESYGQQFFDHFYRVTKQNLMMSNTNLNVVTDCMEHALTSTYPRTRYSAGWDAQFIFIPLSYLPTSLADYILTRSRPKPAQAA